A portion of the Manihot esculenta cultivar AM560-2 chromosome 2, M.esculenta_v8, whole genome shotgun sequence genome contains these proteins:
- the LOC110609392 gene encoding transcription factor BIM1 isoform X2, whose amino-acid sequence MVKSAKSHHDDEDEPDGYDSSSYRGELAKVDGSSSEQKLNTHRSKHSETEQRRRSKINERFQILRDLIPQNDQKRDKASFLLEKNHNLPVEGLMDQSQVLNGSAHKTTATLTNVNNSIECDLGTTAVPFNTQVQSNMFAAVGRAGVTAQPLQESVSDADNIAYQLHSQLWQDRPCVPGCTAPENILSGQGEPMIESGFVSISNAYSQGILDTLTQALRSSGVDLTQTNISVQIDVGRQENRGAGITASSSKDQEYLYCNNQEMEQTGVGIDQAHKRQRTERS is encoded by the exons ATGGTGAAATCCGCCAAGTCTCACCACGACGACGAAGATGAACCTGACGGTTATGACTCCTCTTCCTACAGAG GCGAACTAGCGAAGGTAGATGGTAGTAGCAGCGAACAGAAGCTGAATACGCACAGGTCCAAGCATTCAGAGACAGAGCAGCGTAGAAGGAGCAAGATTAATGAGAG GTTCCAGATTTTGAGAGATCTTATACCTCAAAATGATCAGAAAAGAGATAAGGCTTCGTTCTTGTTGGAG AAAAATCACAATCTGCCTGTAGAAGGTTTAATGGATCAGTCTCAAGTATTGAATGGTTCTGCTCATAAGACTACTGCCACGCTCACGAATGTGAATAACTCAATTGAATGTGACCTGGGAACCACTGCAGTTCCATTTAATACGCAAGTGCAGTCAAATATGTTTGCTGCTGTTGGGAGGGCGGGCGTAACTGCTCAGCCTCTGCAGGAGTCTGTTTCAGATGCTGATAATATAGCATACCAACTTCATTCCCAACTGTGGCAGGATCGACCATGTGTTCCTGGGTGTACTGCTCCAGAAAATATATTGAGTGGACAAGGGGAGCCAATGATTGAAAGTGGATTCGTTAGCATCTCAAATGCATATTCTCAAGG GATATTGGATACTTTGACCCAAGCACTACGGTCTTCAGGTGTGGATTTGACCCAGACAAACATCTCAGTGCAAATTGATGTTGGTAGGCAAGAAAATAGGGGAGCAGGTATTACGGCATCAAGTTCAAAG GATCAAGAATATCTGTATTGTAACAATCAAGAGATGGAACAAACTGGAGTTGGGATTGATCAGGCTCATAAGAGACAGAGAACAGAAAGAAGCTAG
- the LOC110609392 gene encoding transcription factor BIM2 isoform X3: protein MCGTLNLRFQILRDLIPQNDQKRDKASFLLEVIEYIQFLQEKLKMYEGSYQGWSQEPTKLTPWKNHNLPVEGLMDQSQVLNGSAHKTTATLTNVNNSIECDLGTTAVPFNTQVQSNMFAAVGRAGVTAQPLQESVSDADNIAYQLHSQLWQDRPCVPGCTAPENILSGQGEPMIESGFVSISNAYSQGILDTLTQALRSSGVDLTQTNISVQIDVGRQENRGAGITASSSKDQEYLYCNNQEMEQTGVGIDQAHKRQRTERS from the exons ATGTGTGGAACACTAAATTTGAG GTTCCAGATTTTGAGAGATCTTATACCTCAAAATGATCAGAAAAGAGATAAGGCTTCGTTCTTGTTGGAG GTTATAGAGTACATTCAGTTTTTACAGGAAAAGTTAAAGATGTATGAAGGGTCATACCAAGGTTGGAGTCAAGAGCCTACAAAATTGACACCCTGG AAAAATCACAATCTGCCTGTAGAAGGTTTAATGGATCAGTCTCAAGTATTGAATGGTTCTGCTCATAAGACTACTGCCACGCTCACGAATGTGAATAACTCAATTGAATGTGACCTGGGAACCACTGCAGTTCCATTTAATACGCAAGTGCAGTCAAATATGTTTGCTGCTGTTGGGAGGGCGGGCGTAACTGCTCAGCCTCTGCAGGAGTCTGTTTCAGATGCTGATAATATAGCATACCAACTTCATTCCCAACTGTGGCAGGATCGACCATGTGTTCCTGGGTGTACTGCTCCAGAAAATATATTGAGTGGACAAGGGGAGCCAATGATTGAAAGTGGATTCGTTAGCATCTCAAATGCATATTCTCAAGG GATATTGGATACTTTGACCCAAGCACTACGGTCTTCAGGTGTGGATTTGACCCAGACAAACATCTCAGTGCAAATTGATGTTGGTAGGCAAGAAAATAGGGGAGCAGGTATTACGGCATCAAGTTCAAAG GATCAAGAATATCTGTATTGTAACAATCAAGAGATGGAACAAACTGGAGTTGGGATTGATCAGGCTCATAAGAGACAGAGAACAGAAAGAAGCTAG
- the LOC110609392 gene encoding transcription factor BIM2 isoform X1, which translates to MVKSAKSHHDDEDEPDGYDSSSYRGELAKVDGSSSEQKLNTHRSKHSETEQRRRSKINERFQILRDLIPQNDQKRDKASFLLEVIEYIQFLQEKLKMYEGSYQGWSQEPTKLTPWKNHNLPVEGLMDQSQVLNGSAHKTTATLTNVNNSIECDLGTTAVPFNTQVQSNMFAAVGRAGVTAQPLQESVSDADNIAYQLHSQLWQDRPCVPGCTAPENILSGQGEPMIESGFVSISNAYSQGILDTLTQALRSSGVDLTQTNISVQIDVGRQENRGAGITASSSKDQEYLYCNNQEMEQTGVGIDQAHKRQRTERS; encoded by the exons ATGGTGAAATCCGCCAAGTCTCACCACGACGACGAAGATGAACCTGACGGTTATGACTCCTCTTCCTACAGAG GCGAACTAGCGAAGGTAGATGGTAGTAGCAGCGAACAGAAGCTGAATACGCACAGGTCCAAGCATTCAGAGACAGAGCAGCGTAGAAGGAGCAAGATTAATGAGAG GTTCCAGATTTTGAGAGATCTTATACCTCAAAATGATCAGAAAAGAGATAAGGCTTCGTTCTTGTTGGAG GTTATAGAGTACATTCAGTTTTTACAGGAAAAGTTAAAGATGTATGAAGGGTCATACCAAGGTTGGAGTCAAGAGCCTACAAAATTGACACCCTGG AAAAATCACAATCTGCCTGTAGAAGGTTTAATGGATCAGTCTCAAGTATTGAATGGTTCTGCTCATAAGACTACTGCCACGCTCACGAATGTGAATAACTCAATTGAATGTGACCTGGGAACCACTGCAGTTCCATTTAATACGCAAGTGCAGTCAAATATGTTTGCTGCTGTTGGGAGGGCGGGCGTAACTGCTCAGCCTCTGCAGGAGTCTGTTTCAGATGCTGATAATATAGCATACCAACTTCATTCCCAACTGTGGCAGGATCGACCATGTGTTCCTGGGTGTACTGCTCCAGAAAATATATTGAGTGGACAAGGGGAGCCAATGATTGAAAGTGGATTCGTTAGCATCTCAAATGCATATTCTCAAGG GATATTGGATACTTTGACCCAAGCACTACGGTCTTCAGGTGTGGATTTGACCCAGACAAACATCTCAGTGCAAATTGATGTTGGTAGGCAAGAAAATAGGGGAGCAGGTATTACGGCATCAAGTTCAAAG GATCAAGAATATCTGTATTGTAACAATCAAGAGATGGAACAAACTGGAGTTGGGATTGATCAGGCTCATAAGAGACAGAGAACAGAAAGAAGCTAG